The Triticum aestivum cultivar Chinese Spring chromosome 4B, IWGSC CS RefSeq v2.1, whole genome shotgun sequence sequence ATCAGTAATTACTATAACCACATACATGTATAAGAAAATCTGTACCAAATGAAATTTTAGTGGCCCTTTCTTTGATCACTTGTTGTTTGCACTTTCGAAGCTATCCATGAGCAAAAAATAGTTTGATCTCGTTTCTTTCTATTTCGGGGGATCCATGACATGTTTACATGGAATCCAGAAGATGGGTTCATGGTACTGGCATGTCTCTTTATTCTGGAGAAAAGTGTAGGATGACGCTTGCAATCAGAAGAGTGGAAATGCATACGTTGCTGATTCTTTTTGCTGGACAGTTGATTTTCTGAGCTCGAAAAGGATAAAAGAAAAGTAACCATCTAGCGTGTTGACTAAAGGACTAGATGAGTTTGTTACAAGAGATCTAGTATGGATGTTGATATTTGAAAAGGAAAGGCTAAATCTCCTCACTGCGGAGCAACCTGTACCACATAAAAGTAGTATGGTGTTCTGCTTTTCAATTGTTCTAAGTTGTACAGCAATTGTCTTGTGTGCATGTGCATGTATTAAAATTGATGTAAATATACTTTATCTCATTGCAGGAAAAACTACCTGTGGAACAGTTTATTGACAGAAATGTTCCTGAAAGTGAACCAGTAAGGCCAGCCGATGTAGACGATACCCCGTTTACGCTAGTAGAAGACCTGAAAGGATTGACAGAGTTAGTTAACAAGTTGAAGGATGTAAATGAATTTGCTGTAAGCACTTGTAATCAAGTTTTCCTTAAATTTCTAATTAATCTGTATCAGACTTGTTTGCTGCCTATGCTGTATTACTTTCCAACTTTCCAAGTACCTTGTGcatttttcttggatttttttaAATGCTTCAGTTGACATTGTTCCTGCTATCACTTGTAAATTATGCACATAAGTTTTGTGCACTTAAGTCTTGCAGTAATTTTGTCAACAAAATAATCCAAGTGAAACATGGATGAGTTATTGTCATATGGTAGCTGTTATGGGCCCTAATTGAGTTTGACAGGCATATATTTTTAAACTACTGGTAAAAGTCTTAGACTGTGCTACTTTAGAACTTTTTGACAAAATACTTATCATAGCTCCATAGGTGTTTCCGTCTTACCTGCTGTCATCAAACTCCAGCCACAAATCCAGTGAATTATGTTCGTTATAAATCATATTACACAATGTGAGCTTATATCCGCTGTCCTTTACTTTTGAATTCGTTGTAATTGatgcattatatttttttctgtATGATTGGTAGTTGCTTCTATTTTTTCCTTTCCCCTGCCTTGTCTGTCTTCCTGCTATGAATTACAGACCATAGACATAAGCAAGATCATGTTCCATGTTTTGCTTATTTTGTCTTCTCATAAAAGAACCCATTTGTGCCTTTCTCTGTTTGGGTCATCTGGCATGGAATAGCTCGGTGACTGCTAGCAATGTAATCTTTGCTTTATTTCTGTGCTGTTTTCAGGTCGATTTGGAGCACAATCAATATAGGTCATTTCAGGGTTTGACCTGCTTGATGCAGATTTCAACAAGAACAGAGGACTTCATTATCGACACCCTTAAGCTACGCATATACATCGGTTCCTACTTGAAAGAACTTTTCAATGATCCAACCAAGAGAAAGGTTTTTCTTAACCATCAAATTTTGTCGGTCTTTGTGCCCTTTAATATCCTTTTCCTCACTTGTTCTTGGGGAAGTAGGTAATGCATGGGGCCGATCGTGATATAATGTGGCTCCAGCGGGACTTCCGAGTGTATGTGTGCAATCTTTTTGACACAGGACAGGTACTGTTGAAAATAGCCTATACCATAATTCTTGATTGTGACTCTCTGTTTGTGTTTTTCTGCATTCTCCTTTGAAACCTACTTTTTTCTTTGCCATGTTAAACTTAAGTTTGACTTTCCTGTCTAACACCAACCAGGCTTCAAGGGTTTTACAGATGGAACGGAACAGCCTAGAACACCTATTACATCATTTCTGTGGAGTCACAGCGAATAAAACGTACATCTCATTTACCCATAATTTTTAGATATACTCATGCTGACCTTTCTAATTATCTACCATGAGATTTGTTTCTCACCAAAGTCAGCATTTACTTGTAGATATCAAAATGCAGATTGGAGGTCAAGGCCACTCTCTGATGAAATGATCAAGTACTGTGCATATAAACCATATATTCCATTCTTTAGTTTAGTCATTGTTCTTGCCCCCGCTGCTATTTCTGTCAACTTATCCATTTGAGATTACCCCTATGCAGGTATGCGAGAGAAGATACACATTATCTGTTGTATATATATGACTTGATGAGACTTAGACTACAAAGGGAGTCCACATGTGAAAACGATCTTCTTTTAGAGGTTAAGCTTATGTTCTACTGTTTTCCTTTTGGTTTTGATTGGTATGGTGAATTCATATGAATGAGCACTGTTGATGTTGTCTCCTTCCCTGAATGAACCCTTGATTTAGAACTACATGACACATCTTAAAATTGGCCTGTTGtcatatgtggtgtcctttcctgtTCACATAAATCTGCAATCTGGGTGTTACTGATGGTTCCTCAACCAACGTATAGCCACTTTTGACTGAAAAGTGTATCAGAACAGGCATTCTGATCTGTCTTTTTTGTTAGCTGCAGGTTCAAAAGCGCAGTAATGATATTTGCTTACAGTTGTATGAAAAGGAGCTGCTGACAGATAAATCTTACCTCCACATATACGGGTCTGTATGCTGTTACTTCAATTACTACTCTTGGTTTATCTTTAAGGGAAAACTTTTTTTTTACACTGAAAATAATGTGTGTGCTTATCCCATTAACTCGAGTGTGTTATTACAGGTTGCAGGAACATGAATTGGCCGCAGCTCAGCTGGCTGTTGTTTCTGTAAGAAATTACTCTCTTCATTTTGGATTGCTCATGATTATTCTGTCTTCAATAAACCTGGCATAGTAACATATGATGTGGCACTTTTTCTATAAATGGTTTTATAGCTTTCTGGTCCCAAATCATGCTGTCGATTTACTTTGGCGTTATTTCATTACTTTCGATTATTTTGACTCCGAAAAGCATAATATAGTATATCCATGGAGTATAATAGGTTTTTTGTGTTCTACCGAGAGAGAGTTATTCAATTGCATGACCATTTTTTTTTCATTCTCAGGCTCTACATCAGTGGAGAGATTATATAGCTCGTGAACAAGATGAGAGCACTGGTTATGTATTGCCAAACAAGGCTTTGATTGAGATAGGTATTACTGATTTTGTTGGATTGCTATGCTGCAAAACTTGATGTGTTGTTTTGGCTGACTGTCCTTTTGAATTCAAAAGCAAAGAAGATGCCTACAACCACTGCAGATTTGCGAAGAATCGTGAAAACAAAATATCCATGTGTTGAGGATAATTTTGACCTAATCTTGGACATCGTATGGAATGCAACTGAAAATTCTGGTGCCTTTGAAGCAATAGCTGAGCAACTAAAGAAAGTACGACTTGGTGAGGTCAGTTTGACTGAACTTTGTGGATTTTCTTTTTTCATTTATGTGTTAAGACTGATGATGAGTTTAGCACTGGTGTTTAAGGACTTAGTTTGAAACTATATGTGATCTTATGCAGTTAGACTTGAAAAGTATACTGGACACTGGTGAAGTCATCGAAATGGCTCCTTTGGATGCTGATAATGTTGGGATCAGTTTTGGTCGAGCTGATCAATATTCTTTAGCTCCTTCATCAACTGCAAATATCAGGGTTACTTCTAACAGTAGGGATAGTTTTATGACTGATGCAACTTTGACTGGTAGCATCTGGCTACACGACAAGACCTCAACCATACCATCATCTGAAAATAAGATGTCTTGGAGCTTATCAGGCCTGACTGGACAATCAAACAAGGAATTGATGAGCAATAATAAGCAGGTGAGGCATACTCGTAGTATCTGCAGTCATTGTATTTTTtggggggtatttatataggtgcaTTGTGCAGGAGACACAGGCTCCTGTTCAAGAACTGAAGAGACCTATGCCTTTTGGAGGTCTGGTAGGCAATTCAACATCTGGAAGACAGACAGATTACTTTGGAGGATTTTCAAATGAGCAGGTACATGCTCAGAAGTCAGAACAGTATTTTCTTTTGAAATGTTCATTTAAAATACTTAATATCTGCTTATAGATGTATTGTTTTCTTTTGCACTGCTGTGACGAATTACATATAGTACCATATTTACTTATTTTTCTGCCTGTAGTTTTTGTTGATTACTGATTAGTACTACTGTACTACTTGTATATTTCGAAGTAGTATTCACTGAGTATTCTGGAGAGAGAAAACATATGCCTGCGGAACAATTTCATGTTTCCTTTCATTTTTGCTCAACTCATCAAATTTCTTAATATGCTCGATTCACCATTCCTTTCATTGATTTCTTATTATAAGTATCACAAATTTATATTTTCCATCTGTGCTTCGCTGCAAGTATTTTATCTTCCCCTGCTAGTAACTCGGTTTAAGTTGTGGCATCGCAGGCTAAAAGCGACATTGATCAGATTCAGTCTTCAGCTTATTACTACCCCCAGTTCGCAGACTACAGCAGTTTAGCTGGATGGAGCCATCATGAACCCGAAGGCACACAGGCCGCTGGGTTCATGTCCGGTTGCTATTACGGGCATGGCTACCAATCCATAAACCATAGCAGCACAGGAACAGGTCAGCCCGCCGCTAGAAATAATGGAGGGGGTAGAAATAATGGAgggggtttccaggacttgaagAAGCAACAACAACCTCCCCCTCATTCGGGTAACTGAAGTGGTACTGCTCTGCCTATAACTAACTGTGGCGCGACAGCCCCTGTGATCCATCCATCCTGTTGTGCAGAAAAATAGTTATAGAGAAAGAGAGTAGGAAACCCGTGCCCTCTCACATGAGTGGCTAGGCGCTGGACATAGCATTTGTTTGATTGACAGTAGATGGAAGACATGTGTGCTGTCATGTGGTGAACTGGGTGTGTGTATGTAACAAGTGACAAAACATGGCGTGTTGTTGTGCAATGGTGGATGCTGGAATTGCACAGGTGGTATACTGTAAAACTGGTGGTATAGATAGCAAAGACTTGAAGACAAAAACATTACTTTTCTTTTGTGTTACCTTTTTCTTTATCATACCTCGCAAAAGAGAAGTAATAACGACGTCGTCTCTCCGGCGCGTAGGAGTAGTTGTTTTCATTCTGGCAGGAGCTCCTCGTGCCTCAAATACAGAAATGTGCGTAGCATGCTTCTCTGAGTGGACCAAAGATAGCTTAATGGCAGCTTTACGCTCTCCGGGTCAAATCCACCACTGGCTGATTGATTATCCGGGAAGCAGAGATCGTGTTGGCTACTAGCACCAGGGGGTGGTatgtatatttatttattttcaaaacGGAGGCATAAGATTTGCCTCATCAATTAAATAAGAATagaatagagtttagagttttaCAACACCCACAAATACGGCATGACAATTACTCGCCCATAAAAATATCTTCTAATTTCTTTGCACCCGCGGTCACCCAAAGCTTGGCCTCATCGATAATGGCAGTGAAAAGAATGGTCGTTGGCGCACTCTTATGACGAAACACCCGTGCATTTCTTTCATTCCAAATGGTCCAGGAGACAAGCATGGTGAGAGAGGCCAAAGCTTGCCGGTTGGGATTGCGATTGTCGGTTCTCTTGTCCCACCATTCGTAGACGGATTCATCCGTGTGCCACTCGGATGTATCTATGTGCGCAAGACCAAGCCTCTCAATGAGAGACTTCCATATCCGAATTGTAAAGCGACACTTGAAGAAAATGTGGGCACCCGTTTCTTGCTCCCTATTGCAAAGTTTGCAGAGGCCACAATTTGGCCAACCTCGTCGCTGTAAACGATCGGCGCAAAGAATTTAACCTTTGGAGGCGCCCATGCCTTCCAAACCATACGGTCCAAGGGGGAAAGAGTCAAGCCTAGGAATTGAGCCTTGTACGTAGTGGCCGTCGTGTATACCCCGTCGTTCGCGTGCTTCCAGATGATGATATCTTCGGTTTGCTCATGAAGGTGGACATCATCCAGGAGCATCCAAAGAGTGAAAAATTCCCGAATGTGGGCTGCGGTTACAACCGCAACTTGGTTGATCTTGAGTATCCAAGCATTCCCCTTGAGGGCCTCACGGACCTTCCAACTCTTTCTTTTCGAGGCCTCGAAGATGAGCGGTGCAATATCCTTAGGTTTGCGACCAAGGAGCCATGGGGAGTCCCAAAAAGGCGTTTTGGCACCATCTCCCAccgtgatagtcatagaagcatagaAAAACTCGAAGTCCTCGACGGTGCAGGGGTTTCCCAGGCCAACCCATAATTTGCGGGGCTCGCTCCATTCATACCACAACCATTGAAGCCGCAAAGCACGTGCGAATTTGTCGGTGTTGAGCACCCCCAGGCCACCGTATTCTTTTGGTCTACAAACCACCTTCCAGTTGACCTTGCATTTGGCTCCCGTTGTCTTGTCCGCACCGGACCAAAGGAAAGCCCTCTCGATTTTGTTAAGGCTATCGAGGCAACCCTGAGGCACGACGAGGGGCGTGATGGAGAACACCGCTTGGGAGGAGATGACCGACCTAACAAGAGTCGTACGACCGATGGTAGTGATGTTTTGGCCCTCCCAGGAAACCAATTTTCCGGCCGCCTTATCCTCAAGGTATTGGAAATCCATCCTCTTAAGTTGCCAAACTGAAAGTGGGAGGCCAAGGTATTTGATGGGAAAAGTGGCCCGTGTTGCCGGCATGCTCTGAAGGATTTGCTCAAGGTCAAGGTGGTTGCAACGAATAGGCACAACCGAGCTTTTTTGGAAGTTGAAGCAAAGGCCCGTCACGTCCCCAAAGCCTCTCAGGATAGAGGCGAGATTGTTGATGTCCCGTTTGATGGGAGCCACAAAGACCGCCGCATCGTCCGCATAGAGGGAGGAACGCACCATGGACCCACGACCACGGATCTTGTGGAGGAGCACTTTCCTCGTCGCCAAGTCAAGGATCTTATGCAAGGGGTCAATCGCAAGGATGAAGAGGAGGGGGGAAATGGGGTCTCCCTGACGGAATCCGCGACCATGCTTGATCGGTGGACCAGGCAACCCATTTAACATaatccgggatgatgaagatgataaCAGCGTGGTATGTATATTCGAAACTGCTCTGTGGACGATGAATAGCCTAGACGAAACTTGCACGAAGCCAATCCAGCCGTCGCTGCAAATAGTCCAAACAAGCCATAGCAGTGCTCATGTATATTCCATGACAACGCCCGTTCAAACAATGCGCTGTAATATACTGCTCTCtctaatcactattataaagatgTTTAGGATATTTTGATATAAACTATTTACGgactaaaatgagtgaacaaacgcATCAAAATAAGTTTATATACATCTAAttcagaagaaagaaaaagaacatCATTTAATAACAGTGAATAGAGGCAGTATAACATCATATAATAACAGTGAATAGAGGCAGTACTAATACTTTCTCCAGCCCTTTTTACTCTGGATATAAGATTTATTTGAAGAACAATATCAACATTCacaaatatgaaatcaatattattagatggCTCATGAATTTACCTTTCATACTGTAtaattttagtattgtagatgttccgTTTTCTCATATAAATATGGTTAAATTCTACAGAGTTTGACTTGGGACAAATCTCATATGCGGACTAAAATGATTAGCAAATACAATCTGGTAAAACAAATGCCCCTCGCACATAAGCTTTTAGGCAGTAGCTAACGGAATTATAAGAATAGTAAAAACAAAGGCAATGTACGAGCAGGCCTGCCTCAGATTAGCCGCCTCCTCCCCGATTAGGGTTCCTTTGCCTCCCACTGGCGCCGGCGCCGGTCCACCTCCTCTCCGATGGCCTTAGGGTCATGGGAGCgcagtggatcccggcccttgtcggcgggagggcttcgtttttagatGTGCCTtcgagatttgttagggtttgtgtcctgctcaggaagacgagacgacgGCGGCTCACTGAAGACGAATTGTAGTCgtgattgtagtcgtcgctagtTGATCTATGTATCTGGGTGTAGTTTTTAATATTTCTGGTGTtcattgtactgtcatgattgaagacgAATGGGTCGGATGTTTTccacaaacaaaaaacaaaaaaaaaagctTTGTGGCAGCCGCGTACCATTTTTTTTTAGACTACCACTTTTCCGCAGCCTGTCGTGCACACATGTCGAACTGCCGTGGCGATCAACTTCTTCGCCATCTCTTTTGATTCGTCACATTTGTGTCATACTTTCTCCGTTTTATAATTCTTGTCGTGATTTTAGTTCACAATAGTTTTTCTAAAAATCTATTAAGGCAAAAAAGCACCATGAGCCGGAGCACGGGCAGACAATTCACCAACCCTAGATTCGCAACATAAACAATCCTGGCACGAACGAAGCAGAGAGCTTCTCCAGATTCGCCACACACATACGCCTCGTCCTCACCGCTGTCAAGTGTCAATTTGGCCTCGGCTGCCTGCAATTTACATTTCACTTTCGCTgcagtatatactccctccgtttttatttaattCATATATTAGTTTTGGttaaagtcaagctttacaaactttaatcaagtttataaaaaaatgttAAGATATATTATAACACATCAGTaatattagggcatgtacaatggtgctatcttaggagtgccacataggataaatgatgaggtggaggagagagaactcataagaaaagacttgtcttcttttatttaagataagacaaaagatgatctcttagcacaatttgtctcatCATGTTTTAAGGAATGACTAGTTATTAAAGATAAGACTAAGATATAACCCATTATAGACATACTTTTTTgtcatctttcatatgatttattatgataaatgtctatattgttttatgtaaACTTagtcacacctcctcctcctcctccaagaaagaaagttagggtttgtgcctctcgccggcgccggcgcaggtccgcctcgtctccggtggccctagggccatggaggcgcggtggatcctggcaagggccggcgggagggctccgtttttagtctttttttcaatcttgttagggtttgtgtcctactcaggaaggcgaggcggcggcggctccctaaagatggaataaaggtctccccacatagcccccgttccggcggtgcgtctagcatcgttggtgggcgtgtggaggtgtgtctccggtagatctatctttgatggatttgctcggatctcgtcgttgttcgtctacgttcgtgtgtcttcggtttggatctttccgatctacgttatttttcatcagcggcggttgctgttctggggtgctggtcctacgaggccttagcacgacgacttcccgactgtctactacaataagttgtgcccggctccggcgatggaggggcgatgacggcggcgcgtttttagcttgtagtcgtcgctaggtggtctatgaatctggatgtaatttttatttctggtattcaTTGTACtgacatgattgaagatgaatagattgaaagtttttcaaaaagaccTCTAATATCCGAGTAAATAAAAAGGAAGGGCAGCCACCAGCACGGCACACCACACTCAACGCCGCCACCAACCCCCCTCTCTATAGATCTCTCCTCCCCTTTCGGCACCAACCCACCCAAAACCCTCTCCCCCCTTCCTCCCCacgatggccgccgccgccgccgccgccacccccaacTCCATGCTCCTCCACCGCCCCAGCCCCAAGGCGGCCCCCTCCGCCCGCGTCCCGGCGCGCGCCGCCAGGATCCGCTGCCAGGCCGTCGCGGCGCcctccgccccctcccccctcgccgCCGCGGGCGAGCGCGGCGTCTACAACTTCGCGGCGGGCCCGGCCACGCTCCCCCTCTCCGTCCTCCAGAAGGCGCAGGCGGAGCTGGTCGACTACCGCGGCTCCGGCATGAGCATCATGGAGATGAGCCACCGGGGCAAGGAGTTCGACGCGGCCATCAAGAAGGCCGAGGCGGACCTGCGCGCGCTCCTCGCCGTGCCGGACACCCACGAGGTGCTCTTCCTGCAGGGCGGCGCCACCACCCAGTTCGCCGCCGCGCCGCTCAACCTCTGCGCCTCCTCCTCGGACCCCGCCGACTTCGTCGTCTCCGGCTCCTGGAGCGACAAGGCCTTCAAGGAGGCCAAGAAGTACTCCGCGGCCTCCGTCGCCTGGTCCGGCAAGGCCGCCAAGTACACCTCCCTCCCGGC is a genomic window containing:
- the LOC123093204 gene encoding protein RRP6-like 1, which translates into the protein MDGSKGPSDGDAADEAGDGNKDKAPGVQEGVAGASDAVLAAGSLRITPSDGRAPWAAPGTKPKVVYHDPSIPRPQDVYLIRVNNCNSPFDHVWLERSDDGTRPIHPLEKLPVEQFIDRNVPESEPVRPADVDDTPFTLVEDLKGLTELVNKLKDVNEFAVDLEHNQYRSFQGLTCLMQISTRTEDFIIDTLKLRIYIGSYLKELFNDPTKRKVMHGADRDIMWLQRDFRVYVCNLFDTGQASRVLQMERNSLEHLLHHFCGVTANKTYQNADWRSRPLSDEMIKYAREDTHYLLYIYDLMRLRLQRESTCENDLLLEVQKRSNDICLQLYEKELLTDKSYLHIYGLQEHELAAAQLAVVSALHQWRDYIAREQDESTGYVLPNKALIEIAKKMPTTTADLRRIVKTKYPCVEDNFDLILDIVWNATENSGAFEAIAEQLKKVRLGELDLKSILDTGEVIEMAPLDADNVGISFGRADQYSLAPSSTANIRVTSNSRDSFMTDATLTGSIWLHDKTSTIPSSENKMSWSLSGLTGQSNKELMSNNKQETQAPVQELKRPMPFGGLVGNSTSGRQTDYFGGFSNEQAKSDIDQIQSSAYYYPQFADYSSLAGWSHHEPEGTQAAGFMSGCYYGHGYQSINHSSTGTGQPAARNNGGGRNNGGGFQDLKKQQQPPPHSGN